The Polyangium mundeleinium genome contains the following window.
GGTGTCGGGACCCACCTTGTCGGTGCGCCCGTGGGCCTCGTAGACGACCTTGCCGTTCGGACCGTGGATCCGGACGAACCCGAGGCTCCCCAGGCCCGCGACGTGTAGGTTCGCGACCCGAAAGGCGCCGCAGAGGGTCTCGCCGTCCATGTCGATATCGGTGAACCCTGCCGGGAGCTGCGCGGTCCACGCGGAGGGCATGGACGCCTCGGGGGACGGAGGCGACGACGGGGAAGGCGCGGCCGTCGCTACGGCGCTCGTGGAGGCTGACGGTGCCGCGGGGGTCGGGGGCGCCGTGGGGACGGGCGGGGCGGTGGTCATGGACGGCGGGGGCGGCGGGGGGGTGCAGGCGGCCAGGAAACACGCGAGCAGCGCGGCTGCGGGAGGGCCGACACGCGCCGAGAGGGGACCGAGGGCCATGCGGCGAAGGTAGCCGCGGTGGGGTTCGGCGGGGAGACCTTTCTTTCGGGCCGGGGCTGCGGCATCTCGTAACGCATGGGCCATTTCGTGGCAGAATGCCTGCCATGAGCGTGACCTTCCTCGTCGACGACGTCCCCCGCGCGACCGAGCCTCTCCCCACGCGACGGCTCGCCGAGACCCACGGCGACGCGCTGACGTTCGGCGGGGACGCGGACCTGCCCGTGGTCGACCATGGCTCGACGCACGCGCTGCTCGGCGCCGTCCACCTCGCGTTCGCGGAGCACCGGCCGCTCGTGCTCTCGCCCGACGCCGTGTGGTTGACGATTGCGCAGGGCGTCGCGCAGCACGTCCGCCTCCACGCTGAACAGCTCCGGTCGCGGCTCGTCCGGCACGCGGGCACGGCGCGGATCGAGGTCCCGCTGGAGGGCCCGATGCCGACCGACGCGGCGTCCTGGGCCTCGATCGTCGGCTCCTTCCGGGACCGCGTCGCGGACCAGGTCGGCGCTGGGCGCGCGCGGCTCTTCGAATGCGACTTTTCCACGAGCACCGAGGTCGATCGCATCGCGAGCCAGGTCGTCCTCCTCGACGCCTACGCGCCCTATTTCGATTATTACCTCGCCTGCATCTGCGGCATTCCGGAGATCACGCTGCTCGGCACGCCCGCCGACTGGAAGCGAATTCGCGAGCGTATCGACGTGATCGCGGAACTCGATCTCGATTTCTGGACCCGCTCCCTCGCGCCCATCTGCGACGAGCTCGTGCGCGCGGCCTCGGGGCAGCCGGATTTCGACTTCTGGCGCCGCATTTACAAACCCGAAGATGCGTACGGAGGGGACGTGATCACCGGCTGGATCGCGCGGCTTTACCCGTACATCGTGCAACAGGGCAGCGCGGCGCAGCGCAATCCCCTCCTGGATCTCCCCCTCGACGAACCACGGGGCGGCAGCGACGACGAATGGTACCAGGGCCCAGGCATCCGGACCCACGAGGTGCTCGGCAGCCCGTCGACCGTGCGGATTCACGTGGTCGACTTCGTCCAGAACGAGCGCCACGTCGTCGCCCTCGACGGCGGCGTCACCGCGGTCTCGCAGGATGCGGAGGGCCGCCTCGCCCCCATCTCCGGCTGGGCCTTGCGTCGCAGCAGCCCCGCCATCGGCGAGGTCCTCGAGCGCATCCGCGCGGGGCATCCATTCGTCCCCGCTGGGGGGCGCGACGACCGCGCCTGGTTCAGCCTCGCCGGTCCCGCCGATTTCATGGCCATGTACCATGCGTTCGAGGAGGCGACCTTGTTCGCCGAGACGAATCCCTGGCGGCTCCTCCGGCCCGAAGAACACCAACGTGTCGTCTTTTCCTTGCCGTACGAGCGCACGACGGACGTTCATCGTTTCCTCGACCTGCCCGACGGCACGTTCCTCGCGATGACGGGCGGTCGAAATTCGGTCCTGGTCCGTGGCCGGCTCGACGCTGTCGAGCCGCCGCCTCCGGCCAAGGCGAAAAAAGACGCGTATGACCCCGAATCCATCGAGACGCTTCCGCGGCAACGACGATCGAGCCAGCCGTTCGAAGAGGTGACGATCCTTCGCCGGCCGCTCGTGGAGGTCTTGCTCCGCGCCCTCGACAGCGGTGGCGCGACGGATCTGCCCGAGGACGGTCGATTGCGCGACGTGCTCGCGGAGTGGTACTTCGAGCCCCCGCCGCCGCCCCGCAAGAAACCGGGGCGGCGTTAGCCGGGACCTTCAGGGCGGAAACGGGAGGCGCCAAGATTCCCTGGACAGCCGCACGCGCGAAATCGTCCGGCGCCATGGCGCCTCTGGTCCGCGCGCACGTGATCCCCTATAGAGGGTCGCCATGCTGGCCCGTGTCAAGGGATGGCTCGCTGATAGGCGTGCCCCGCTGCTCGTCGCGCTCCTCGCGATCGTCCTGCTCCTGCCCACGCTCGGGGCCGGGGCGATCATGGACGATCACGCGCACCGGATGGCGTATCATCCGACGTTCACGCGGCCCGGGGGGCCCCGCGGGGACTGGGATCTCTTCCGCTTCCTCGACGACGATCCCGCCGCGCTCCACGCCGTCCGGGAGAGCGGGATATTTCCCTGGTGGACCGTCGACGGCTCGAAGCTCGCGTTCCTCCGCCCCCTCCCGTCGCTCTGGCACGCGCTCGATTACCGCGTTTGGCCGAACGCGTACTGGCTCATGCACGCCGAGAGCGTCCTCGTCTTCGCGGCGACGGCCTTTTTCGCGGCGCACCTCTATCGAAGGCTCTTCGGCGCCACGGTCGCCGCGGGCCTCGCCGCGCTGATCTTCGCGGTCGACGACACGCATGCAATGGTCGTCGCGTGGATCGCCAACAGGCACGCGATCCTCTCGACCCTCTTCGCCGTGCTCACGCTCCTCGCGCACGATCGCGCCCGCCGGGACGGCTGGAAGCCGGGCATCTTCCTCGCGCCGCTGGCGCTGTTCGGGGCCATGTTCTCCGGCGAGAGCGGGCTCGGCGCGCTCGCGTATCTCTTCGCCTACGCCCTCTTCCTCGATCGCGCGCCGCTGCGATCCCGCGCGGCCGCGCTCGTCCCGCACGCCGGCGTCGCGCTCCTCTGGTTCGCCGCGTACAAGCTCGGCAAGTATGGCGCGGGGGGCGGCGCGTTTTACATCGACCCGCTGACGCAAGCAGGCGAATTCCTCCGCGCCGTGGCGACGCGGCTGCCCGTGCTCCTCGCCGGGCAGATGGCCGCGCCGCCCGCCGACGTGTGGATGCTCTGGCCGCAAAGCGAGACCCGGAGCCTCGTCTCGATTTGCCTCCTCGTGCTCCTCGTCCTGGGGGGCGGGATCTTCGCCGTGCTGCGCCGGGATCGGAATGCCGCATTCTTCGCCGTCGGCATGACGCTCTCCCTGCTCCCGACCTGCGCGGTTTGGCCGGGCGACAGGCTCTTGCTCTTCGCGGGGATCGGGGGCTCGGGGCTCGTCGCGTCGATGCTCGTGGCCTCGCGCGAGCACCTCGGGCGGGCGGCGCGCGTGTACGTGGGCGCGGTGGCCGCGGTCCTCGTGCTCTTCCACCTCGTGATCGCGCCCCTCTTGCTGCCGCTGCGGGCGTGGTCGACGGGCGAGATGTTGCACGGGTACACGGAGCGGGCGATCACGAGCATGCCGAAGTTCGATGCGGCCGCGCCGCAGACGCTCGTGGTGGTGAGCGCGCCCGACAGCATCATCGCGAACACCGCCATCGCGGCGCGGCTCAACGCGAATGAGGCGATGCCTTCGCCGCTGCGGGTGCTCTCGACGGTGCAACGCGGGACGCTGAAGGTCGGCCGCGTGGACGCGCGCACGGTGTCGGTGACGCTCTCGGACGGCCATTTCATGGAGCCGACGGCGACCGTGTTTCGTGATCCGGAGAGGGCGCCGCTGCGCGTCGGGGATCGGGTCGATGTCGGGAGCATGGTGGCGGAGGTCGTGACGCTGACCCCGGACGGCCAATTGCCTTCGCGGATCGATTTTCATTTCGATCGATCGCTGGACGATCCGTCGATGGTGTGGGTCGTCTGGGAAAAGACCCGGTTCGTGCCGTTCGAGGTGCCGAAGGTCGGCGAGACGCGCGAACTCCCGGTCGTGTCGTACCAGACGGCGATGGGCGGGTGAACTACCAGCGAGCGCGCAGTTCCTCGGCCCAGCCGAAGAGGCCGTCGATGATCACGCGCTCGCCCCCGTCGTCACGCACTTCGCCAGAGAAACGACCGAAGCACTGGTGGATCTCCGCGCCGGCCACGACGAGCGGCACCTTCGTCTGTTTCTCGTGCGTCGGCTGGAAGTCGAGCCGCACCCGATCAGAGCCTCTCGAGGTGAGCCGCCAGGGCTCGCGATAATCGCGGCGGTCGTACTCGAACCGGACATCCTCGTGGATCTTGTGGAGCCGGCCGTCGAGGCAGACGCCGTTTTCGGTCGCCCCCGTCCCGTCGGTCCACTTCCCGCCGAATTGCAGGCCGACGACCCGCCCCTCGACGACCCCCGACGCCGAAGCCCAGTTCCAGACCGTGTGCGAGGGCCAGACGCCGCGACCAAAATCGAGGCAGCCAAAGGCCTGCTCCTCCGGGCCGAGCCCCTGCTCGACGCCGTCCACGCGGACGGTCCCGGTCGCGGGGAGCGTGTTTTGCTTCGAGGTGAACTGGAACAACACCTCGCTCCACGGCACCACGACGTTGAGCGTCTCGTGTCCGGACGGCCGGGCCACGAGCACGTCGGCCTCGACCACGCGCCCGCGGCTCTGGAACCACGTGACGAGGCGCGTGCCGCCGCGCTCCTCGCGAAACGCGAGCCGGAGCCCGAGCCTTTCGAACACGATATCGCCACCGCCGACCGTATCGGGCAGGGAAAACCCGAGCGCGAGCGGAACCGGGACGACCTTTTCGAGCTCGCGGCCGGTCTCCCGATCGAGCAGCAGCGCGCTCGCCATGCCGAGGTAGTCGAAGTCGGCATACGTCAGCGCGAGGACGCCGCCGTTCCAGGTGACGCACCAGTACTCCCAGCGCTTCCGGCGCCCCCAGGGGCCGCGCAGGTCGCATCGATGCAGGGGCCTCCGCGACCAGCCCTTCGCATCGGGGTTCAGCCGCCCCTCCGGCGTGCAGAGGGCCACGTCGCCGTCGAGCTCACGAGAATTTCCGCGCATCCGGAGAGCCTCCACGGATTTTCTCATGGATTTTCTAGCTTGTAAAGAGGCGCGCGAGGGGCCATATCCCGGGGCCGTCAGGCATCCACCCGGAAGGTCAGTTCATGTCGTCACAATTCAGGCCCGAGGTTTATGCCATCGATTTCGGCACCACCAATTCACTGCTCGCCGCGGCGAACGCGACGTCGACATGCCCCCCAATCCCCCTCGACGACGCCGCATCCGACCCGACCATCCTGCGCAGCCTGCTCTTTTTCGGGCAGAACCAGTTCTCCTGCGGCGCAGTGGCCATCCGCGACTTCGTCGCGAGCGGAATGCAAGGGCGGCTCATCCGCTCGATCAAGAAGTTTCTCCCCGACCGCGGCTTCTCAGGCACGCAGATCGGCCACCGCGTCGTCACCATCGAGGACCTGATCGGCCGCTTCCTGCGAATCATGCGAGATCACGCGAACCGCCATTTCAACGCCGAGGTCGATCGCGTGGTGCTGGGGAGGCCAGCCATGTTCTCGCTCGATCCCGTGGAAGACCGGCTCGCCCAGGACCGGCTCGAACGCGCAGCGCAGAGCGCAGGGTTCTCCGAGGTCACCTTTTGCCCCGAGCCTGTCGCCGCCGCCCACGATTTCGAGCTCGGGCTCGATCGTCCCATGACCGTGCTCGTCGCCGATTTCGGCGGCGGAACCTCGGACTACACGGTCGTGCGGATGCGGCCGGAGGGATTCGCCGCCTCCGACGTCCTCTCCCTCGGAGGCGTGTCCGTGGCCGGCGACGCGCTCGACGGGAGCCTGATGCGCCACAAGATCGCGCGCCATTTCGGCGCAGAGGTGACCTACCAGGTGCCCCTCGGCAAGAACCTGCTCACAATGCCCCGCGGGATCATGGAGAAGCTCTGCTCGCCGGCAGACATGGCCGTGCTGCAGCACCGGGACATGCTCGCATTCCTGCGAGACGTGCAAGCCTGGTCGCTCGGAGACGACGACCAGAAGCGAATGGACCAGCTCCTCTGTCTGGTCGAAGATTCGCTCGCATTCCAGGTATTCGAGGCCATCGAGCACAGCAAATGCGCACTCTCGGAGGCAACGAAGACCCAGTTCGCCTTCGACTACCCGACGATGAACATCCACGAATGGATCACCCGCGACGAATTCGAAGCAGGCGCCGAGCGATCGGTAGACGCCATCCTGCGGTCACTCGATCGAACCCTCGAATCAGCAGGGCTCGGCTTCGAAGCCATCGACGTGGTCTGTTGCACCGGCGGGACAGCGCGCGTCCCACGGCTCGCACGCGCACTCGAAGAGCGGTTCGGGAGCGGAAAGCTCCGCAAGCTGCGGAGTTTTCACTCCGTCGTGCAGGGGCTCGCCGAACGAGCGCGGCGGCTCGCGCGCGGCCTCGATTGAGGGATTGTCTCCGCGTAGGCGTCGCGCCGGGGCTCTGCCCCGGACCCCGCGGGGGCTGTCCGCCCAAAGGCCCGGACCAGGCACGGCCCTGAGCACTGGTCTCATCTCAAGAGGATGACGATCTCGTAGTCGCCGCCGGCGAACTGGGCCTCGATCCGGACGAGCGGCGCTCCCCCACCCGCGGGCGCCGGGCTCGCGGGCATCGACGCCACGGCTTTCTCCTCCATCCGAAGCCGGAGGTCGCCCCGCACCATCGACGAGGGGCTTCACCGTCTGGTCCTGGACGCCCGCGCCCCGAAGCCACAGCCCGCCAGGGCCGACGCAAGTTTGCGAGACGCGCTCGCGAACCTGCGAATTGCCTAGCCGGCGTACTCGTTGGATGGGTTCCCTCGACGTTGGCGTCGGCCGACGCCAGAGGGAGTTGCTCGTGCGTACATCGAATCAGGCAGGGGTGAATGACACGTCGTCTCGGGTGATGACGTTCGTCGGGGCCGCTGTCGCGTGGGCCGCACTCGCCACGAGCGTGGCGGGCTGCGGCATCATCAAAATCTCGTCACCCGGCGAGGCCGAGAAGAGCCGTTCACGAGACTTCTCGTACGACGGCCCGGAGTGCGCGGAGCGCTCGCGGGACGACTCCGACCGAAGCCAGGTGGTGAGCAGGATCTGCGATCCGGGCTGGCGATCCAACGCTACGAAGACCATCTTGAACATCGGCAAGCGCCATCAGACGTTCGACGACCGTGTGCCCAGCATGCTCGTCGCGGCGTTGCAGACGATCGATTGCAGCCGCGCGTGCGAGAGGAGCCCCCTCGCGCTGGGGATGGCGAGTTATTATGCCGGTATCCTCGACGAAACCAAGTTGCACGCCGAGCTTTCGTCAATCGATGTGACGGAGCAGGGGCGCGACGCATTCGTCACGCTCGCGATGGCGTCGAAGGCCGACGTCGACGAGCGTGTGCAAGGCCTCGATTCGCGCCGCCGGCACATGTACGTGGAGGTCCCCGGCGAGGTCATCGCCGCGCGACGCGCATCTTTCGAGCGACACGCCGATCTGTACCGCGGGCTCGACGAGTACGCTGCGCGCGCCCGCAAGGTGCCGGCATCGAGCGCGGAGGCGGCCGAAATCGAGCGTGGCCTGGTCACGCTCCGCGAGAAATACTTCGAACGCTGCGAGAGCGGCGAGGCGTGCCGATTCGACCCGTTCGTATACGAGGTGACCCGCGCCCTCGTGCTCCTCCACGTCGTCATGAAGGACGACATCCGGGCCTATGCCGAGGAAGACATCATCCGCAGCCCCGCGGCCGGACGGAGGAGGTTCGGCGTGGAGGTCGGTTTTGCCGTCTACCAGGCCATGCAGGAGGAGCGCAAGGCCGCCGAGGAATACCAGCGGAGCAAGCGCGCAGGCATGGACGCGGCCACGCTGAAGGCGCGCTTCGGAGACCCGCCGCCAATCCCGGTCGACCCGGACACCGACTACATGGCGCCGGAGGTGCCGCCGCGCCTGTCGTCCGTCGCTCCCGGCGAGGGCACCTTCGAGATCGAGAGTGGCATCCTGCGCGCGAAGAAGGATGTCGCCAACAAACCGCGCGGCGCGGACGAGCCGCTCGTCGAGCTCTCGTTCAAGGACAACGTGACGAAGGTGGACATCACGAGCTGCTACGAGACCAATCGGGTGACCGGGATTCGCTGGGACGCGCGCAATCACGCGCGCCTCGAATTCGAGACCCATTGCGCGATCGTCGGGACCAAAACCAACGTCGAGAAGATCCCTTCGGTGCTCGTCCCCAGGTCCGAGGCGGCGAAACTCGAGCCCGGAGAGCTCGTGATTTCCGCCATCGCCCCCGGCTCACGCGTTGGAGTGGTCGTTCGCGCAGAGACGCCCGTCAAGGACCCGGCCAAAGGCAAGGCGAAGACCACGCCCGTGGTACAGGTCCGCGGTCATCGCGTGCATACTCGACAGGGCACGTAGGCAATGGCCCAGGCGCCACAATCGTGAGCTTGTGAACGAGTCGGCGCCGTAGCGAGCCCCCGTTCGCCCGCTCTCATCACGGTCGATCAGCACCAGCCCCTTCGCCCCCATGGCCCATACATGGTCCTCGCTCGGCCCAGCAATCGCCGTGATTGTGTCCGTCGCAAGCTCCCTTCTCCACGGCGGCTTGCGGTGAGACCAATGCTCAGGGCACGGCCTGGACCGGGGATGGAAGAACTGCGCTCCGCGCAGTTCTTCCAACGGGCCGGTGGCAAGACCCTGGAGGGGGGTCTCAACCTGGCGACGGGTGCGCCGCCGGTTGGACCTGCAGCGCCGCGGTTTCTGTTGGCAGGGTCGTCGGCGGTCTTGCCAGCGGCCGTTCGATGAACTGCGCGGAGCGCAGTTCATCGTCTTGGGTCCAGCGCCTCGCTGGTCCGGGTCCCGGGGCGGACAGCCCCGGGTGGGGCCTGGGGCAACGCCCCAGCGCGGCGCGTCCGGGTCCCCGCCGAAGGCCCTGCATCCACGCAAGATCGCTATCCCTCCCCGCGGAGGGCCTCCTGCCGCGCCGCAACCCGGTCCCCGTCCGCGTGCCCGTCGACCTTGGGCGCCGTGACCCGCCGCTCCCCGGGCGCGCCCTCCGCCCTGCGGTGCCGCAGGAGGCGATCCGCGCTCACCCGCACCCGAAAGGCGGCGCCGCGGCTCGAAAACCCTGCCCTGGCGTCACTGACCTGCGGCGCGGCAAACCTCCCTCCGTTCAGCCGTCTCCTCTTCGATGGCGCCGCAGGTCCCCGAGCGCGCGCTGCGCCCTCCATCCTGCAGCGCTGGCAGGCGCACGTTGCCCGTTGACCCCGCAGCACCGCGCTCTTGACTGGCAGGGTCGCCGCCGGTCTTGACCCTGGCTGTTCGATGAACTGCGCATTGCGCAGTTCATCGATCCCCGGTCCAGGCCGTGCCTGGTCCGGGTGCAGGGGCGGATAGCCCCTGCTGGGGCCTGGGGCAAAGCCCCAGCTCCGCGCCCCCAACTCGAGACCCCTCCTCAGCTCAGCCGAAGAGGGGATGAAGCGGAACGAACCCGAGATAGGCCTTGGCTGCCACGGGTTCGCCTGGCGCGAGGATGAGCTTGATCCCGAGCGTGGTCGACACGGGGCTTGCCACGCGGTGGCTGGGGAGGGCGAGACGCGCGAAGGGTGGGAATTCGAGGAGTGCGTCGCGTTTGCCCGGTGTACATGCGCCTCGGGCGACGAGGTCGTCGAGGAGGGGACGCCAGCGGGGGTCGCCGGGGACATGATGCAGCTCGAGGCCGAGGGTCGGCAGGACGCTGGCGTTGACGTCCAGGTGAAAGCCGAGCCGCGTGTCCTCGGGGACCAGGGTGGCGAGGAGCGAATCGAGCTGCGTGTGCTCGCTGGGCCATTCGATCTGGTCGAGATAGGCTGGGAGCTCGTCCCGGGGGATCGTCGCGACGAGACGGAGCGCGTCGAGGCCACGGGAATCGAGGGGCGCGACGTGGAGCACGCGGCCTCGACGGGGCAATCGTTTGACGACACGAACTGCCGTGTCGTATGTGGCGCATGGGAGCGGATGCTCGAGGAGGAGGGAGGTTGCGCGGTCGAGGAGGTCGAGACAGACGGCGCGCCCTCGTTCGTCCTGCTCCTCCGGCGGCTGCTCCTCGCTGATGTGCCGCTCGATGCAGGGGAATGGGAGGGGCCGCGGCGCGGCGCCGGGCTCGCCTTTCACGTCGAATTCGAGCCACAGGGCAGGGACCTCGGCGTGGAGCAGGGATGCGGGCTCGGCCCATTCCTGGCAGAAATCGAGCACGCCGCGCCAGGCCGGCGTGCCCCGGGCGGGCGCGTCGCGCAAGAGGGCCCGATGCCCATCCGCGCGCGCGAGCAGATACATGAGGAAATCGACGCGCGTGGTTTCGTCGAGACGGCATTCGAGGGCGATGCCGGAGGCGGCCTTCGGCAGCCCTCGCGTGACGGCCTGGACCGCGCTCCGGGCGGAGGAGACGAAGAGCGCCTCGGGGACGAGGGGCGCGACGAGGTCGAGTGTCGCGTCGGGCGCGACGATCACGGCTTGCCTCCCTTCGACACACCCCGGAGCTCGAAGCCGAGCTGGAGGTTCTCCAGGTCCCGCGGCGCGACGAGGTCCCGCCGGGGATTGGAGAAGGCCCAGTAGACGCCCTGGGGCGCGTTTGGAGGGAGGGCGAAACGCAGGGTGACCTTTTCCCCGCCGGGCGTGATCTCCACTTGCCCGATCTCCCCTCGAATGTGGGTCGCTCCGTGCCGCAGCTCGCATTGCGTGAACGCGCCCTCGAGCTTGGTTCCGAAAATGGTGAGGAGAAGCTCGCCGTCCCCGGGCTCCCAGAAGAAGCCGGTCACCGTTTGTCGGCCGTAGACCCAGGGCAATGGCGTCGGCGCGAGCATCATCGTGCGGGGTCTCCCTCGCCCCGTCTCGTCCGATAATGCTTCGAGGATACGACGCGGATCCTTCGACAGCAAAAGCGCCTTCTCCTCCGACGAGAGATCCTGCCGCTGGGATACGACCGCGACCGGATCCCGCCGGTAAGCCTCCTGGATGTCCGGATCCTGCGCCAGGCTCATGATGAACGCGAGCAGCATGTGTGCCTCCCCCTCCGCTTCGAAGAAGCGAACCGTCAGCGCGCGTGATGGTAAAAGACGTAATTGGAATCCATGGTGCTCGCGAGGGCGATGTCCGGCGCCGGCGAATGCGTGTAGCGGACGCGGATCCGCTCCCCGGGCGAGAGGCGCCGCGCGAAGGAGATCCAGTTGTCGC
Protein-coding sequences here:
- a CDS encoding DUF2804 domain-containing protein, which produces MRGNSRELDGDVALCTPEGRLNPDAKGWSRRPLHRCDLRGPWGRRKRWEYWCVTWNGGVLALTYADFDYLGMASALLLDRETGRELEKVVPVPLALGFSLPDTVGGGDIVFERLGLRLAFREERGGTRLVTWFQSRGRVVEADVLVARPSGHETLNVVVPWSEVLFQFTSKQNTLPATGTVRVDGVEQGLGPEEQAFGCLDFGRGVWPSHTVWNWASASGVVEGRVVGLQFGGKWTDGTGATENGVCLDGRLHKIHEDVRFEYDRRDYREPWRLTSRGSDRVRLDFQPTHEKQTKVPLVVAGAEIHQCFGRFSGEVRDDGGERVIIDGLFGWAEELRARW
- a CDS encoding DUF4419 domain-containing protein; this encodes MSVTFLVDDVPRATEPLPTRRLAETHGDALTFGGDADLPVVDHGSTHALLGAVHLAFAEHRPLVLSPDAVWLTIAQGVAQHVRLHAEQLRSRLVRHAGTARIEVPLEGPMPTDAASWASIVGSFRDRVADQVGAGRARLFECDFSTSTEVDRIASQVVLLDAYAPYFDYYLACICGIPEITLLGTPADWKRIRERIDVIAELDLDFWTRSLAPICDELVRAASGQPDFDFWRRIYKPEDAYGGDVITGWIARLYPYIVQQGSAAQRNPLLDLPLDEPRGGSDDEWYQGPGIRTHEVLGSPSTVRIHVVDFVQNERHVVALDGGVTAVSQDAEGRLAPISGWALRRSSPAIGEVLERIRAGHPFVPAGGRDDRAWFSLAGPADFMAMYHAFEEATLFAETNPWRLLRPEEHQRVVFSLPYERTTDVHRFLDLPDGTFLAMTGGRNSVLVRGRLDAVEPPPPAKAKKDAYDPESIETLPRQRRSSQPFEEVTILRRPLVEVLLRALDSGGATDLPEDGRLRDVLAEWYFEPPPPPRKKPGRR
- a CDS encoding Hsp70 family protein, producing the protein MSSQFRPEVYAIDFGTTNSLLAAANATSTCPPIPLDDAASDPTILRSLLFFGQNQFSCGAVAIRDFVASGMQGRLIRSIKKFLPDRGFSGTQIGHRVVTIEDLIGRFLRIMRDHANRHFNAEVDRVVLGRPAMFSLDPVEDRLAQDRLERAAQSAGFSEVTFCPEPVAAAHDFELGLDRPMTVLVADFGGGTSDYTVVRMRPEGFAASDVLSLGGVSVAGDALDGSLMRHKIARHFGAEVTYQVPLGKNLLTMPRGIMEKLCSPADMAVLQHRDMLAFLRDVQAWSLGDDDQKRMDQLLCLVEDSLAFQVFEAIEHSKCALSEATKTQFAFDYPTMNIHEWITRDEFEAGAERSVDAILRSLDRTLESAGLGFEAIDVVCCTGGTARVPRLARALEERFGSGKLRKLRSFHSVVQGLAERARRLARGLD